The genomic DNA GGCACCGCTGGTACTACTTTCCGTTGATGTCGCCGGAGGAAGTACTGCTGCTGAAAATCTACGATTCCGCGGGCGACGATATCGCACGGCTGACGGCGCACACCGCATTCGATGATCCGTCGTCGCCGCCCGATGCAAGAGCGCGGCGTAGTATCGAACTGCGCTCGTTGCTGTTTTTCTGAGCTTACGCTCGCACCCAATCGGCGTGAATCATTCTTCAGCGAATGCGCTTACCAGGGTGTGGGCGTGAGCAGCGCACGCCCGCAAAACACGACGATCGCATAAGCTTCGTCTAGCGCGTCGGTGTGTTCGTCCAGTTCGAGTGCCTGTCGCGTCGCATAAGGAGGTGTCCATGACGCACGGCAATGCTCAGCCTGCCGCAAACCGTTTTTTTCCCGGCTTCTCGAAACTCGACGTTGATACAGAGGACGTGTCATTTAGTGGTGTGACAGGCGGCTCCGGCCCGCCCGTCCTGCTGTTGCACGGCTATCCGCAAACCCACATCGCCTGGCGAAAGGTTGCGCCGACGCTCGCACAATCCCATACCGTCATCGTGCCCGACTTGCCGGGATACGGCGACAGCCGCACGCGAAACGATCAGCCGCGATGGACCAAACGTCGCGTTGCGCACGCGCTCGTCGCCTTGATGGATCGCCTGGGACATGAGCGGTTCGCCGTCGTCGGGCATGACCGTGGCGCACGCGTCGGATACCGGCTGGCGCTCGATCATCCTGCGCGCGTTGCCGCATACGCATCGCTGACTGTCATCCCCACGCTGGACGCCTTCGCGGGCGTCGACAAGGCCTTCGCGCTGAATGCGTGGCACTGGTTCTTTCTCGCGCAACCTTTCGATCTTCCTGAGCGCATGCTGGATGCGGACCCCGACGCATTTATCGATGCGGCACTGTCGAAGATGGCAGGCGGACTCGACGGCATCGATCCGCTGGCACTCGATGCTTACCGGGCCGCGTTTCGCAAGCCCGAAGTGCGTCATGCGATCTGCGAGGACTATCGCGCCGCGACTGCAGAGGACCTTCAGTACGACACAGCCGATTTCGACGCGGGGAAGAAGCTGACATCTCCCGTGCTGGTGCTGTGGAGCGAGCGGGAGCAGAGAGCAAGAAAGACGCTGCCTATCGATGTGTGGTCGAAGTGGGCATCGCGCGTGACGGGAAGGGCGCTGCCTGGCGGCCATCTGCTGCCCGAGGACGCGCCGGATGAGGTGCTGTCAGCGCTCGTGCCATTCCTTGCGGAAGCGTTCTAGATATCCTGGTCGCTGCGCCAGCATGAAGCCCGCACCAGACGCGTCGCGCGTTTATGTATAATTGCGAACGATTCTCAATAACGCGTGCGGGCATCGTCGCTAAACCACTATGCAAAACTTTTTCTGCAAGGATTTGATCGAGCGCTTCGGCTACGGCATGGCGGTCTACATCGCGGCGAAGGCCGCCGCGATGCAGCGAAGCATCGATGCCATCAACGACGAGCGGCGGGTGGTTGGCCGCTGTCTGCTGGAGAACGCGAGCATCGAAGAGGTCGTCTCCGTGTTGCGCAGGAAAGGCAAGCTGCCGGCCTGAAGCGCGCTCATCCGCCGGGCGCGTACACGAATTCGAGCCGCGCGCCGTGACTGAGCGAGCGCGGTAGTTCATGCGCTTGCGCGGCATCGGCAACGTGAATCGCTGCGCTGAAGACGCCTTCGCCCCGGATCGCGAGATGCGACCGTAGCGCTTCGGCAAGGGCTGTTGTGTTGCCGGCATCGGGATCATCGTCTGCGCGCGTTCGTGTCACGGGCGACAGCAACGTGACTGTCGTCCGACCTATCGACAGGGTCGCGAAGTACACACCGTGTCCCGTCAGCGCGCCTCGATGCACAGGCACGTCGCCAAGCAGAATGCGATACCGCGCGATACTCTTCTCCAGATCCGAAACGGCGACATTGACGGCGGCGAGTCCGGTCGCGCCATTGCGATGCGTGCGCGCTTCGCCTTCCGCGACGCGCAGGAAGCGGGGCGTCAGGTCGCCACACAAGAAGGGCAGGTCGCGCGTCGTCGGGCGGCCGATTTGCCATTCGAGCCGCGTGCCGTCGGGCCGGATGCGGCCACCCGGTATGGGGCCGTCATAGTACAGGCCGCGCGCATACGTGGCTTCCACAGTGCGCGCAACCGATTCGGGCAGCAGCGCGAAATCGACAAAGCCTTCGCCAGCGCGTTGTTGCTCGTCCCACCAGCGATGTTCCCGCGCGTCTTTCAGGAATGCGATCAGTTCGATGTAGCTGCCGTCGGCAAATCCGATCAGCGCATTATGTGTTGTCCCGTCGGCATGCGTGCCGCCGCGCTGCACGGTGAAACCCAGTTCGGCGAAATCAGCAATGGTCGTTTTGAGGTCATGCACGCGAATCACAAGATGATCTGGCAGCAGCGGCATCCATCCACTCCTCTCGTTTGTCGTTCGACAGTATGGAGCGGGCAGGGATGACGGGGCCACCAACAATATGTCGATAACTTCTTACGCTGCGCGGTTTAGGATGCGCGTCAGTTCGACACGGTCAGATCGGGGTTGACGCGATACCGTCCAGCAAAGTATCTCGCAGTGCATCCATCGCAGGATCGCGGAGATTTCGAGGCCGTGGCGCATCGACGTGAATCTCGCGCGCGATGTGGCTTGGACGGTCATCGCCCGGCGGCGACAGCAACAGAACACGGTCGGACAGGAGAAGCGCTTCGTCCAGATCGTGCGTGACGAGCAGGATCGTCGTTCCGTGCGCGTGCGCGAGCGCAAGCAACACAC from Paraburkholderia terrae includes the following:
- a CDS encoding alpha/beta fold hydrolase is translated as MTHGNAQPAANRFFPGFSKLDVDTEDVSFSGVTGGSGPPVLLLHGYPQTHIAWRKVAPTLAQSHTVIVPDLPGYGDSRTRNDQPRWTKRRVAHALVALMDRLGHERFAVVGHDRGARVGYRLALDHPARVAAYASLTVIPTLDAFAGVDKAFALNAWHWFFLAQPFDLPERMLDADPDAFIDAALSKMAGGLDGIDPLALDAYRAAFRKPEVRHAICEDYRAATAEDLQYDTADFDAGKKLTSPVLVLWSEREQRARKTLPIDVWSKWASRVTGRALPGGHLLPEDAPDEVLSALVPFLAEAF
- a CDS encoding VOC family protein, translating into MPLLPDHLVIRVHDLKTTIADFAELGFTVQRGGTHADGTTHNALIGFADGSYIELIAFLKDAREHRWWDEQQRAGEGFVDFALLPESVARTVEATYARGLYYDGPIPGGRIRPDGTRLEWQIGRPTTRDLPFLCGDLTPRFLRVAEGEARTHRNGATGLAAVNVAVSDLEKSIARYRILLGDVPVHRGALTGHGVYFATLSIGRTTVTLLSPVTRTRADDDPDAGNTTALAEALRSHLAIRGEGVFSAAIHVADAAQAHELPRSLSHGARLEFVYAPGG